From a single Triplophysa rosa linkage group LG17, Trosa_1v2, whole genome shotgun sequence genomic region:
- the cabp4 gene encoding calcium-binding protein 4 isoform X1, which translates to MMKARAQPTPLGLMDRDHPGGGGEDGGEYRLLQLRTQTKVCLRGVKHLLRKAPPLVLSPHQMHQLYALLFATPPKIPKTQDRDLLPEELDELHVAFKEFDYDQDGYLHYKDVADCMRTMGYMPTEMELIEIIQQIKMKWGGHVDFDDFCELMGPRMLAETAHMVGLRELQCAFKQFDCDGDGRINFEELKESTKTLLGEKLKKGELEDILTDIDLNGDGNVDFDEFVRMLSIR; encoded by the exons ATGATGAAGGCAAGGGCGCAGCCAACTCCCCTGGGGTTAATGGACAGGGACCATCCTGGTGGTGGTGGGGAGGATGGGGGTGAATATCGGCTACTTCAACTGCGAACGCAAACAAAGG TATGTCTCAGAGGAGTAAAGCATCTACTAAGGAAAG CCCCTCCTCTGGTCCTCAGTCCTCATCAGATGCATCAACTCTACGCTCTGCTCTTCGCAACTCCTCCAAAGATTCCAAAAACTCAG GACAGAGATTTACTCCCAGAGGAATTAGATg aGCTGCATGTAGCGTTTAAAGAGTTTGATTATGATCAGGACGGATACCTGCACTATAAAGATGTTGCGGACTGCATGAGAACTATGGGATACATGCCGACAGAAATGGAACTGATTGAGATCATTCAgcaaatcaaaatgaaat GGGGGGGACATGTGGACTTTGATGATTTTTGTGAACTAATGGGACCCAGGATGCTGGCTGAGACTGCACATATGGTCGGTCTAAGAGAGCTGCAATGTGCTTTCAAACAG TTTGACTGCGACGGTGATGGACGGATCAATTTTGAGGAGCTGAAGGAATCCACAAAGACGCTGCTCGGCGAGAAACTGAAGAAAGGAGAACTGGAAGACATTCTGACAGACATCGACCTCAATGGAGATGGGAATGTGGACTTTGATG AGTTTGTTAGGATGCTGTCTATTCGGTAG
- the cabp4 gene encoding calcium-binding protein 4 isoform X2: MSQRSKASTKESPSSGPQSSSDASTLRSALRNSSKDSKNSGNKDSPGNPGQRSFNQNSAIAAAYTQYLNALFGQDRDLLPEELDELHVAFKEFDYDQDGYLHYKDVADCMRTMGYMPTEMELIEIIQQIKMKWGGHVDFDDFCELMGPRMLAETAHMVGLRELQCAFKQFDCDGDGRINFEELKESTKTLLGEKLKKGELEDILTDIDLNGDGNVDFDEFVRMLSIR, from the exons ATGTCTCAGAGGAGTAAAGCATCTACTAAGGAAAG CCCCTCCTCTGGTCCTCAGTCCTCATCAGATGCATCAACTCTACGCTCTGCTCTTCGCAACTCCTCCAAAGATTCCAAAAACTCAGGTAACAAGGACTCGCCTGGTAACCCAGGGCAGAGATCCTTCAACCAGAATTCAGCCATCGCAGCTGCATACACACAATACCTCAATGCTCTATTTGGACAG GACAGAGATTTACTCCCAGAGGAATTAGATg aGCTGCATGTAGCGTTTAAAGAGTTTGATTATGATCAGGACGGATACCTGCACTATAAAGATGTTGCGGACTGCATGAGAACTATGGGATACATGCCGACAGAAATGGAACTGATTGAGATCATTCAgcaaatcaaaatgaaat GGGGGGGACATGTGGACTTTGATGATTTTTGTGAACTAATGGGACCCAGGATGCTGGCTGAGACTGCACATATGGTCGGTCTAAGAGAGCTGCAATGTGCTTTCAAACAG TTTGACTGCGACGGTGATGGACGGATCAATTTTGAGGAGCTGAAGGAATCCACAAAGACGCTGCTCGGCGAGAAACTGAAGAAAGGAGAACTGGAAGACATTCTGACAGACATCGACCTCAATGGAGATGGGAATGTGGACTTTGATG AGTTTGTTAGGATGCTGTCTATTCGGTAG
- the cabp4 gene encoding calcium-binding protein 4 isoform X3, whose amino-acid sequence MHQLYALLFATPPKIPKTQDRDLLPEELDELHVAFKEFDYDQDGYLHYKDVADCMRTMGYMPTEMELIEIIQQIKMKWGGHVDFDDFCELMGPRMLAETAHMVGLRELQCAFKQFDCDGDGRINFEELKESTKTLLGEKLKKGELEDILTDIDLNGDGNVDFDEFVRMLSIR is encoded by the exons ATGCATCAACTCTACGCTCTGCTCTTCGCAACTCCTCCAAAGATTCCAAAAACTCAG GACAGAGATTTACTCCCAGAGGAATTAGATg aGCTGCATGTAGCGTTTAAAGAGTTTGATTATGATCAGGACGGATACCTGCACTATAAAGATGTTGCGGACTGCATGAGAACTATGGGATACATGCCGACAGAAATGGAACTGATTGAGATCATTCAgcaaatcaaaatgaaat GGGGGGGACATGTGGACTTTGATGATTTTTGTGAACTAATGGGACCCAGGATGCTGGCTGAGACTGCACATATGGTCGGTCTAAGAGAGCTGCAATGTGCTTTCAAACAG TTTGACTGCGACGGTGATGGACGGATCAATTTTGAGGAGCTGAAGGAATCCACAAAGACGCTGCTCGGCGAGAAACTGAAGAAAGGAGAACTGGAAGACATTCTGACAGACATCGACCTCAATGGAGATGGGAATGTGGACTTTGATG AGTTTGTTAGGATGCTGTCTATTCGGTAG